One Haemorhous mexicanus isolate bHaeMex1 chromosome 19, bHaeMex1.pri, whole genome shotgun sequence genomic window carries:
- the POP5 gene encoding ribonuclease P/MRP protein subunit POP5 isoform X1: MVRFKNRYVLCEVISEDPRCRQCIEDRVLGLAVRDAIARVHGDYGLACCSISFTGKYLNAYTGTVLLRCRKDSYRLLCSALPFVRYLESRGQRYPCFLNTLHVGGQEPGGRTELYSYLPRRRGAALGTIRTCQKFLIQYNRTQLLRLLQNCTNEEERQCIQKSLLSCSLTEEQSESGDEEDDDGTETD; the protein is encoded by the exons atggtGCGCTTCAAGAACAG GTATGTGCTCTGCGAGGTGATCTCGGAGGACCCGCGGTGCCGGCAGTGCATCGAGGACCGCGTGCTGGGCCTCGCCGTCAGAGACGCCATCGCGCGGGTGCACGGGGACTACGGCCTGGCGTGCTGCTCCATCTCCTTCACAG GGAAGTACCTGAACGCCTACACCGGGACGGTGCTGCTGCGGTGCCGCAAGGACTCGTACCGGCTGCTGTGCTCCGCGCTGCCCTTCGTGCGGTACCTGGAGAGCCGCGGGCAGCGCTACCCCTGCTTCCTCAACACCCTGCACGTCGGAGGTCAGGAGCCCGGGGGGAGGACGGAGCTTTACTCATACCTGCCACGACGCCgtggtgctgctctgg GTACCATAAGAACATGTCAGAAATTCCTGATTCAGTATAACAGAACACAGCTGCTGAGGTTGTTGCAAAACTGTACAAATGAAG AGGAAAGACAGTGTATACAGAAGTCCTTGTTGAGCTGTTCCCTTACAGAAGAGCAGTCTGAAAGTGGagatgaggaggatgatgatggCACAGAGACAGACTGA
- the GATC gene encoding glutamyl-tRNA(Gln) amidotransferase subunit C, mitochondrial isoform X2 encodes MRALLLGPWLRAGRGLPRAPGSGHRGHGGHRPQGPLRKVSVEVLDHLEHLALVDFRDAEGVERLQKAIQFADQLHEVNTDGVEPMDSVLEDRCLYLREDDVTEGNCTKELLENAREKVEEYFVAPPGNIPLPKLGERETFLQGSQ; translated from the exons ATGCGCGCGCTGCTCCTCGGGCCGTGGCTCCGCGCCGGGCGGGGCCTCCCGCGGGCACCGGGGAGCGGGCACCGGGGGCACGGCGGGCACCGGCCGCAGGGACCGCTCCGG AAAGTGTCGGTGGAAGTGCTGGaccacctggagcacctggccCTGGTGGATTTCCGGGATGCAGAGGGCGTGGAGCGGCTGCAGAAAGCGATCCAGTTTGCTGATCAGCTTCATGAGGTGAACACCGACGGTGTGGAACCCATGGATTCAGTGCTGGAGGACAG GTGTCTGTATCTCAGAGAAGATGATGTGACAGAAGGTAACTGCACCAAAGAactgctggaaaatgccagaGAGAAAGTAGAGGAGTATTTTGTGGCTCCACCAG gTAACATCCCTTTACCAAAGCTGGGAGAACGAGAGACTTTTCTGCAGGGCTCTCAGTGA
- the RNF10 gene encoding E3 ubiquitin-protein ligase RNF10 isoform X2, whose amino-acid sequence MLQSPPGATPAAPAMDKSSPCGSGAPGSSAGSKGQQPRSASAGPAAGESKPKGDGKNASGSKQRYNRKRETSYSKNENFSSQSRRSSSQKSKAFNKMPPQRGGSGGSGKTFSSSNGGRRDEVAEAQRAEFSPAQFSGPKKINLNHLLNFTFEPRGQAGHFDGNGHGNWGKRNKWGHKPFNKELFLQANCQFVVSEEQDYTVHFADPDTLVNWDFVEQVRICSHEVPSCPICLYPPTAAKITRCGHIFCWACILHYLSLSEKTWSKCPICYGSVHKKDLKSVVAMETRQYAIGDTITMQLMRREKGVLVALPKSQWMNVVQPVYIRDDQHSQYSKLLLASREQVLQLVILEEKAALLKQYEEEKHTPEACFIEAAIQELKERETALSADQDKNNGIAGISAAVEELVLESSKAVEPAASQEKKCDVEYLSAFDEELVEPSSDLASSFSPPVEVEEAVLDEEEVPEVDTVGEPVMSTGEEPNPAETSCQESKDTVSSGHLGNSPFYYFYQAEDGQCMYLHPVNVRCLVREYGSLEKSPEKITAAVVEITGYSMTEDIRQRHRYLCHLPLTCEFSICELALKPPVISKETLELFSDDLEKRKRLRQKKARDERRRERRIEMEENKKQGKYPEVHIALENLQQFPAFTSCPGETTSVDHHGFCQSPLGRSPVFQTESIPTPLSPAASQVSPLLCGSLEEESPFPSFAQMLRVGKAKPETWPKPAPKTRDENTLALPVPGESDGESDSSDRIPVPSFQNSFSQAIEAALLKLDKPSTADHLSDEKGGKKRKKQKQKLLFSTSVVHTK is encoded by the exons ATGCTGCAGAGCCCGCCCGGCGCcacccccgcagcccccgccaTGGACAAGAGCAGCCCCTGCGGCTCCGGTGCGCCCGGATCCTCGGCCGGCAGCAAAGGGCAGCAGCCGCGCTCCGCCTCGGCCGGGCCCGCCGCGGGGGAGTCTAAGCCCAAAGGCG atggAAAGAATGCCAGTGGATCCAAACAACGTTATAATCGTAAAAGAGAAACTTCATATTCCAAAAATGAGAACTTTTCCAGTCAGTCCCGTCGCTCCAGTtcacagaaaagcaaagcttttaaCAAGATGCCCCCTCAAAGGGGAGGCAGCGGCGGAAGTGGCAAAACTTTTAGCTCTTCTAATGGTGGAAGACGAGATGAG GTAGCAGAGGCTCAACGGGCAGAGTTCAGCCCTGCCCAGTTCTCTGGTCCCAAGAAGATTAATCTGAACCACTTACTGAACTTCACCTTTGAACCCCGTGGCCAAGCAGGACATTTTGATGGGAATGGACATGGCAACTGGGGGAAAAGGAACAAGTGGGGACATAAACCATTCAACAAGGAGCTCTTCCTGCAGGCCAA CTGCCAGTTTGTTGTCTCTGAAGAACAGGACTACACAGTCCACTTTGCTGATCCAGATACCTTGGTCAACTGGGACTTTGTGGAGCAAGTG CGAATCTGTAGCCATGAAGTGCCCTCTTGCCCCATATGTCTGTACCCACCAACTGCTGCCAAGATCACCCGCTGTGGGCACATCTTCTGCTGGGCATGTATCCTTCACTATCTCTCCTTGAGTGAGAAGACCTGGAGTAAGTGTCCTATTTGTTATGGCTCTGTTCATAAGAAGGATCTGAAGAG TGTTGTTGCTATGGAAACGCGTCAGTATGCAATTGGTGACACCATTACAATGCAACTCATgagaagagagaaaggtgtTCTGGTAGCACTGCCCAAATCCCAGTGGATGAATGTGGTTCAGCCTGTTTACATCAGAG ATGACCAGCACAGTCAGTATTCAAAGCTGCTTCTGGCATCCAGGGAGCAGGTCTTGCAGCTGGTGATCCTGGAGGAGAAAGCAGCATTACTGAAACAgtatgaggaagaaaaacacacCCCAGAAGCCTGTTTCATTGAGGCAGCTATCCAGGAGCTGAAG GAGCGAGAAACAGCACTGTCTGCTGACCAGGATAAAAACAATGGCATTGCTGGAATCAGTGCAGCCGTGGAAGAATTGGTCCTAGAAAGCTCCAAAGCTGTGGAGCCTGCTGCTTCCCAAGAGAAAAAG TGTGATGTGGAATATCTCTCTGCATTCGATGAGGAGCTTGTGGAGCCTTCCTCTGACCTGGCAAGTTCCTTTTCGCCTCCTGTGGAAGTAGAAGAGGCAGTGCTGGATGAGGAGGAAGTACCTGAAGTGGACACTGTAGGAGAACCTGTTATGAGCACTGGAGAGGAGCCAAATCCAGCTGAAACAAGCTGCCAAGAATCTAAAGATACAGTTAGCAGTGGACATCTTGGCAACTCTcctttttactatttttatcaAG CGGAGGATGGGCAGTGCATGTACCTTCACCCCGTGAACGTTCGATGCCTTGTGCGTGAATATGGCAGCTTGGAGAAGAGTCCAGAGAAGATAACTGCAGCTGTAGTGGAGATAACTGGCTACTCCATGACAGAG GATATAAGACAGCGTCATCGCTACCTCTGTCACTTGCCCCTCACCTGTGAGTTCAGCATTTGTGAACTGGCTCTGAAGCCACCTGTCATCTCTAAGGAGACTTTAGAGTTGTTCTCAG ATGACCTTGAGAAGAGGAAACGCCTGCGGCAGAAGAAAGCTCGCGATGAACGGCGGCGCGAACGCAGGATTGAGATGGAAGAGAACAAGAAACAGGGCAAAT ATCCAGAGGTCCATATTGCTCTGGAGAATCTGCAGCAGTTCCCTGCTTTTACCTCCTGCCCTGGAGAAACTACCAGCGTTGATCATCACGGCTTCTGTCAGTCTCCTCTTGGCAGAAGCCCTGTGTTTCAGACAG AGTCTATTCCAACTCCACTGtcacctgctgccagccaggtcAGCCCATTGCTCTGTGGAAGCTTGGAAGAAGagtctcccttcccttcctttgccCAG ATGTTGAGAGTTGGAAAGGCAAAACCAGAAACGTGGCCTAAACCTGCTCCAAAGACAAGAG ATGAGAACACTCTGGCACTCCCTGTGCCTGGAGAGAGTGATGGAGAAAGTGACAGCTCTGACCggatccctgtgcccagcttcCAGAATTCCTTCAGCCAAGCTATTGAGGCAGCCCTCCTGAAACTGGACAAACCGTCCACAGCTGATCATTTATCAG ATGAAAAGGGaggcaagaaaagaaagaaacagaagcagaagcTATTGTTCAGCACCTCTGTTGTTCACACAAAGTGA
- the RNF10 gene encoding E3 ubiquitin-protein ligase RNF10 isoform X1: protein MLQSPPGATPAAPAMDKSSPCGSGAPGSSAGSKGQQPRSASAGPAAGESKPKGDGKNASGSKQRYNRKRETSYSKNENFSSQSRRSSSQKSKAFNKMPPQRGGSGGSGKTFSSSNGGRRDEVAEAQRAEFSPAQFSGPKKINLNHLLNFTFEPRGQAGHFDGNGHGNWGKRNKWGHKPFNKELFLQANCQFVVSEEQDYTVHFADPDTLVNWDFVEQVRICSHEVPSCPICLYPPTAAKITRCGHIFCWACILHYLSLSEKTWSKCPICYGSVHKKDLKSVVAMETRQYAIGDTITMQLMRREKGVLVALPKSQWMNVVQPVYIRDDQHSQYSKLLLASREQVLQLVILEEKAALLKQYEEEKHTPEACFIEAAIQELKERETALSADQDKNNGIAGISAAVEELVLESSKAVEPAASQEKKCDVEYLSAFDEELVEPSSDLASSFSPPVEVEEAVLDEEEVPEVDTVGEPVMSTGEEPNPAETSCQESKDTVSSGHLGNSPFYYFYQAEDGQCMYLHPVNVRCLVREYGSLEKSPEKITAAVVEITGYSMTEDIRQRHRYLCHLPLTCEFSICELALKPPVISKETLELFSDDLEKRKRLRQKKARDERRRERRIEMEENKKQGKYPEVHIALENLQQFPAFTSCPGETTSVDHHGFCQSPLGRSPVFQTVPFSVESIPTPLSPAASQVSPLLCGSLEEESPFPSFAQMLRVGKAKPETWPKPAPKTRDENTLALPVPGESDGESDSSDRIPVPSFQNSFSQAIEAALLKLDKPSTADHLSDEKGGKKRKKQKQKLLFSTSVVHTK, encoded by the exons ATGCTGCAGAGCCCGCCCGGCGCcacccccgcagcccccgccaTGGACAAGAGCAGCCCCTGCGGCTCCGGTGCGCCCGGATCCTCGGCCGGCAGCAAAGGGCAGCAGCCGCGCTCCGCCTCGGCCGGGCCCGCCGCGGGGGAGTCTAAGCCCAAAGGCG atggAAAGAATGCCAGTGGATCCAAACAACGTTATAATCGTAAAAGAGAAACTTCATATTCCAAAAATGAGAACTTTTCCAGTCAGTCCCGTCGCTCCAGTtcacagaaaagcaaagcttttaaCAAGATGCCCCCTCAAAGGGGAGGCAGCGGCGGAAGTGGCAAAACTTTTAGCTCTTCTAATGGTGGAAGACGAGATGAG GTAGCAGAGGCTCAACGGGCAGAGTTCAGCCCTGCCCAGTTCTCTGGTCCCAAGAAGATTAATCTGAACCACTTACTGAACTTCACCTTTGAACCCCGTGGCCAAGCAGGACATTTTGATGGGAATGGACATGGCAACTGGGGGAAAAGGAACAAGTGGGGACATAAACCATTCAACAAGGAGCTCTTCCTGCAGGCCAA CTGCCAGTTTGTTGTCTCTGAAGAACAGGACTACACAGTCCACTTTGCTGATCCAGATACCTTGGTCAACTGGGACTTTGTGGAGCAAGTG CGAATCTGTAGCCATGAAGTGCCCTCTTGCCCCATATGTCTGTACCCACCAACTGCTGCCAAGATCACCCGCTGTGGGCACATCTTCTGCTGGGCATGTATCCTTCACTATCTCTCCTTGAGTGAGAAGACCTGGAGTAAGTGTCCTATTTGTTATGGCTCTGTTCATAAGAAGGATCTGAAGAG TGTTGTTGCTATGGAAACGCGTCAGTATGCAATTGGTGACACCATTACAATGCAACTCATgagaagagagaaaggtgtTCTGGTAGCACTGCCCAAATCCCAGTGGATGAATGTGGTTCAGCCTGTTTACATCAGAG ATGACCAGCACAGTCAGTATTCAAAGCTGCTTCTGGCATCCAGGGAGCAGGTCTTGCAGCTGGTGATCCTGGAGGAGAAAGCAGCATTACTGAAACAgtatgaggaagaaaaacacacCCCAGAAGCCTGTTTCATTGAGGCAGCTATCCAGGAGCTGAAG GAGCGAGAAACAGCACTGTCTGCTGACCAGGATAAAAACAATGGCATTGCTGGAATCAGTGCAGCCGTGGAAGAATTGGTCCTAGAAAGCTCCAAAGCTGTGGAGCCTGCTGCTTCCCAAGAGAAAAAG TGTGATGTGGAATATCTCTCTGCATTCGATGAGGAGCTTGTGGAGCCTTCCTCTGACCTGGCAAGTTCCTTTTCGCCTCCTGTGGAAGTAGAAGAGGCAGTGCTGGATGAGGAGGAAGTACCTGAAGTGGACACTGTAGGAGAACCTGTTATGAGCACTGGAGAGGAGCCAAATCCAGCTGAAACAAGCTGCCAAGAATCTAAAGATACAGTTAGCAGTGGACATCTTGGCAACTCTcctttttactatttttatcaAG CGGAGGATGGGCAGTGCATGTACCTTCACCCCGTGAACGTTCGATGCCTTGTGCGTGAATATGGCAGCTTGGAGAAGAGTCCAGAGAAGATAACTGCAGCTGTAGTGGAGATAACTGGCTACTCCATGACAGAG GATATAAGACAGCGTCATCGCTACCTCTGTCACTTGCCCCTCACCTGTGAGTTCAGCATTTGTGAACTGGCTCTGAAGCCACCTGTCATCTCTAAGGAGACTTTAGAGTTGTTCTCAG ATGACCTTGAGAAGAGGAAACGCCTGCGGCAGAAGAAAGCTCGCGATGAACGGCGGCGCGAACGCAGGATTGAGATGGAAGAGAACAAGAAACAGGGCAAAT ATCCAGAGGTCCATATTGCTCTGGAGAATCTGCAGCAGTTCCCTGCTTTTACCTCCTGCCCTGGAGAAACTACCAGCGTTGATCATCACGGCTTCTGTCAGTCTCCTCTTGGCAGAAGCCCTGTGTTTCAGACAG TTCCTTTCTCTGTAGAGTCTATTCCAACTCCACTGtcacctgctgccagccaggtcAGCCCATTGCTCTGTGGAAGCTTGGAAGAAGagtctcccttcccttcctttgccCAG ATGTTGAGAGTTGGAAAGGCAAAACCAGAAACGTGGCCTAAACCTGCTCCAAAGACAAGAG ATGAGAACACTCTGGCACTCCCTGTGCCTGGAGAGAGTGATGGAGAAAGTGACAGCTCTGACCggatccctgtgcccagcttcCAGAATTCCTTCAGCCAAGCTATTGAGGCAGCCCTCCTGAAACTGGACAAACCGTCCACAGCTGATCATTTATCAG ATGAAAAGGGaggcaagaaaagaaagaaacagaagcagaagcTATTGTTCAGCACCTCTGTTGTTCACACAAAGTGA
- the GATC gene encoding glutamyl-tRNA(Gln) amidotransferase subunit C, mitochondrial isoform X1, with translation MRALLLGPWLRAGRGLPRAPGSGHRGHGGHRPQGPLRQKVSVEVLDHLEHLALVDFRDAEGVERLQKAIQFADQLHEVNTDGVEPMDSVLEDRCLYLREDDVTEGNCTKELLENAREKVEEYFVAPPGNIPLPKLGERETFLQGSQ, from the exons ATGCGCGCGCTGCTCCTCGGGCCGTGGCTCCGCGCCGGGCGGGGCCTCCCGCGGGCACCGGGGAGCGGGCACCGGGGGCACGGCGGGCACCGGCCGCAGGGACCGCTCCGG CAGAAAGTGTCGGTGGAAGTGCTGGaccacctggagcacctggccCTGGTGGATTTCCGGGATGCAGAGGGCGTGGAGCGGCTGCAGAAAGCGATCCAGTTTGCTGATCAGCTTCATGAGGTGAACACCGACGGTGTGGAACCCATGGATTCAGTGCTGGAGGACAG GTGTCTGTATCTCAGAGAAGATGATGTGACAGAAGGTAACTGCACCAAAGAactgctggaaaatgccagaGAGAAAGTAGAGGAGTATTTTGTGGCTCCACCAG gTAACATCCCTTTACCAAAGCTGGGAGAACGAGAGACTTTTCTGCAGGGCTCTCAGTGA
- the LOC132336273 gene encoding dynein light chain 1, cytoplasmic isoform X1: MSDRKAVIKNADMSEEMQQDSVECATQALEKYNIEKDIAAHIKKEFDKKYNPTWHCIVGRNFGSYVTHETKHFIYFYLGQVAILLFKSG, translated from the exons ATGAGTGATCGAAAAGCAGTGATCAAAAATGCGGACATGTCAGAGGAGATGCAGCAAGACTCGGTGGAATGTGCAACTCAAGCCTTGGAGAAATACAACATCGAGAAGGACATCGCTGCTCACATAAAGAAG GAGTTTGACAAGAAATACAATCCCACGTGGCACTGCATCGTGGGCAGGAATTTTGGCAGCTACGTGACTCATGAGACCAAGCACTTCATCTACTTCTACCTCGGCCAAGTCGCTATTCTTCTTTTCAAGTCTGGCTAG
- the COQ5 gene encoding 2-methoxy-6-polyprenyl-1,4-benzoquinol methylase, mitochondrial, giving the protein MAAVRLCRCRCRALLSRPAGALRARRGLAAGPEMHFGFQTVTEEERREKIYQVFENVAKKYDVMNDSMTLGIHRVWKDIFVHKMNPCPGTLLLDVAGGTGDIAFRFINYVRSVRQRQLQRKLKHHQNLSWQEIFESYQKDKFNSLGDSQVVVCDINREMLKVGKQKAQHLGYSEGLSWVLGNAEELPFDDDKFDIYTIAFGIRNVTRIDLALQEAYRVLKPGGRFLCLEFSHVSNPLLSRLYDLYSFQVIPVLGEVIAGDWKSYQYLVESIRQFPPQEELKAMIEDAGFFKVDYENLNFGIVAIHSGFKL; this is encoded by the exons ATGGCGGCGGTGCGGCTGTGCCGGTGCCGCTGCCGGGCGCTGCTGTCCCGGCCCGCCGGAGCTCTGCGGGCGCGCCGCGGCCTGGCCGCGGGGCCGGAGATGCATTTCGGCTTCCAGACCGTGAcggaggaggagaggagggagaaaa TTTATCAGGTCTTTGAAAATGTGGCCAAGAAATATGATGTAATGAATGATTCAATGACTCTAGGAATTCATCGGGTGTGGAAGGATATCTTCGTGCATAAAATGAACCCTTGCCCAGGAACACTCCTCCTTGATGTTGCTGGGGGAACAG GTGACATTGCCTTTCGATTCATTAATTATGTTCGCTCTGTACGACAACGCCAGCTCCAGAGGAAGCTCAAGCACCATCAGAATTTGTCATGGCAGGAAATTTTTGAGAGTTACCAGAAAGACAAATTTAACTCACTAGGGGATTCCCAAGTGGTGGTCTGTGACATCAACAGAGAAATGTTAAAAGTTGGGAAGCAGAAAGCACAGCATCTTGGCTACTCTGAAG GCTTGTCCTGGGTACTTGGGAATGCTGAAGAGTTGCCCTTTGATGATGATAAGTTTGACATTTACACAATTGCCTTTGGAATCCGAAATGTAACTCGTATTGATCTG GCACTTCAAGAGGCCTATCGTGTGCTGAAACCAGGAGGAAGATTTCTCTGCCTTGAATTTAGTCATGTCAGCAACCCTCTTCTTTCCAG GCTCTATGATCTCTACAGTTTCCAGGTTATCCCTGTTCTGGGTGAGGTTATTGCTGGTGACTGGAAGTCTTATCAGTATCTTGTGGAGAGCATCCGACAGTTCCCCCCTCAG GAGGAACTGAAGGCAATGATAGAAGATGCAGGCTTTTTCAAAGTGGATTATGAGAATTTGAACTTTGGCATTGTTGCCATTCACTCAGGCTTCAAACTGTGA
- the LOC132336273 gene encoding dynein light chain 1, cytoplasmic isoform X2 translates to MGAVGAQGWGGRGAARRARSRAQRRSRSARTAIMSDRKAVIKNADMSEEMQQDSVECATQALEKYNIEKDIAAHIKKEFDKKYNPTWHCIVGRNFGSYVTHETKHFIYFYLGQVAILLFKSG, encoded by the exons ATGGGGGCGGTCGGCgcgcagggctgggggggcagaggagctgcGAGGCGCGCACGGAGCAGAGCGCAGCGCCGGTCCCGCAGCGCCCGCACG GCAATCATGAGTGATCGAAAAGCAGTGATCAAAAATGCGGACATGTCAGAGGAGATGCAGCAAGACTCGGTGGAATGTGCAACTCAAGCCTTGGAGAAATACAACATCGAGAAGGACATCGCTGCTCACATAAAGAAG GAGTTTGACAAGAAATACAATCCCACGTGGCACTGCATCGTGGGCAGGAATTTTGGCAGCTACGTGACTCATGAGACCAAGCACTTCATCTACTTCTACCTCGGCCAAGTCGCTATTCTTCTTTTCAAGTCTGGCTAG
- the LOC132336276 gene encoding dynein light chain 1, cytoplasmic-like, translated as MSDRKAVIKNADMSEEMQQDAVECATQALEKYNIEKDIAAHIKKEFDKKYNPTWHCIVGRNFGSYVTHETKHFIYFYLGQVAILLFKSG; from the exons ATGAGTGATCGAAAAGCAGTGATCAAAAATGCGGACATGTCAGAGGAGATGCAGCAAGATGCTGTGGAATGTGCAACTCAAGCCTTGGAGAAATACAACATCGAGAAGGACATCGCTGCTCACATAAAGAAG GAGTTTGACAAGAAATACAATCCCACTTGGCACTGCATCGTGGGAAGGAATTTTGGCAGCTATGTGACTCATGAGACCAAGCACTTCATCTACTTCTACCTCGGCCAAGTCGCTATTCTTCTTTTCAAGTCTGGCTAG
- the POP5 gene encoding ribonuclease P/MRP protein subunit POP5 isoform X2, whose product MVRFKNRYVLCEVISEDPRCRQCIEDRVLGLAVRDAIARVHGDYGLACCSISFTGKYLNAYTGTVLLRCRKDSYRLLCSALPFVRYLESRGQRYPCFLNTLHVGGTIRTCQKFLIQYNRTQLLRLLQNCTNEEERQCIQKSLLSCSLTEEQSESGDEEDDDGTETD is encoded by the exons atggtGCGCTTCAAGAACAG GTATGTGCTCTGCGAGGTGATCTCGGAGGACCCGCGGTGCCGGCAGTGCATCGAGGACCGCGTGCTGGGCCTCGCCGTCAGAGACGCCATCGCGCGGGTGCACGGGGACTACGGCCTGGCGTGCTGCTCCATCTCCTTCACAG GGAAGTACCTGAACGCCTACACCGGGACGGTGCTGCTGCGGTGCCGCAAGGACTCGTACCGGCTGCTGTGCTCCGCGCTGCCCTTCGTGCGGTACCTGGAGAGCCGCGGGCAGCGCTACCCCTGCTTCCTCAACACCCTGCACGTCGGAG GTACCATAAGAACATGTCAGAAATTCCTGATTCAGTATAACAGAACACAGCTGCTGAGGTTGTTGCAAAACTGTACAAATGAAG AGGAAAGACAGTGTATACAGAAGTCCTTGTTGAGCTGTTCCCTTACAGAAGAGCAGTCTGAAAGTGGagatgaggaggatgatgatggCACAGAGACAGACTGA